In the Festucalex cinctus isolate MCC-2025b chromosome 10, RoL_Fcin_1.0, whole genome shotgun sequence genome, one interval contains:
- the LOC144026607 gene encoding uncharacterized protein LOC144026607 isoform X3, with the protein MVTQNSEKKWFPAESDRDASFDTSFVPATPRALVDASLSCSSGVEKAVQEEATQRMVVDASLCSSSFVEEVVQQEATPRPLVDASLSCSSGVEKAVQEEATQRMVVDASLCSSSFVEEVVQQEATPRPLVDASLSCSSGVEKVVQEEATQRMVVDASLCFSSVVEEVVQQEVTQRPVVDASLSCSSVVKDAVQEELPRERTSRMEHAAKISPKRIQSKTIGNANTSMCYVLEGDVTCNSFLTDMNTAYDSYAHTDSSSINVHSISFGAPSDALECQCRSVNGSFHQGDSRLNHPGKQCMAIAYVGLANHTASSAFSWCSEDLDKLLVLGDRLYTLLKNSDKFSSSHNYLMVPDLPKQLVFEGTLFEFKEIDVVSGFIPMVDKTIIVECQDVTILKGLQKIHDQVDLCLLTMGCYTCAIICKNGQYAVFDSHARSASGMPDGDGKSVIVYFNCLQDVYDHICNLTKKTCRGQTFFEFSGFHVVRTQTSSYEHSVKGVGMIVLDSLAEVTRNLGLDNNSTIFELHAYTEAEKVHSQPVSFGASSHALERYDDRSLNGFHKGDTLQAMAQCSVGQQAKPSVKDVKITTQDSTVSQQCKMSLRSSVSRTMQSCDATALNADVQIMGNVTHKKMQFKPIGKQVVQDLCTRFKWDLEKLVVEESANGGLLGLPCQKEKIIGDGNCFFRAVSQAVCGSQKNHRKIRLAVVKQMESNAVVYETFLRSEYSSVDEYIKKSKMRNVGSWATEVEIQATADCLGVNIFIYYDGKWLEYSSKAKEGIYLENSNGNHYETVICVYHPELQKCYGLCKAYLANFEAYNLRRQNIVQGSCIQQVSVKSVNNTDNLNLTRTLSIKKEIVNIEDDGIAQTKYSKSNSFISKYLIQKYRYQKKTNYQDNVSHRNKLKEMRVAKYHLNALHRDKLRDKSRKKYWENPFLREKVQELSVKKYCENTVHREKVKDMSIKKYWQNEPHRKKMKEMSANKYGQDETHREKVKEMSIKKYRQNELHKEKVKEMSIKKYRQNELHKEKVKEMSIKKYRLNELHKEKVKEMSIKKYRQNELHKEKVKEMSTINYWHNVLHRKSVKLRSKCKYDSNPDHKKKVKAATRCRMQKIKEKSTQIDFIMKNFWDKVKNGPEFVCSVCHRLLFRRQVLFYKTDNYKKNKIVAAIAEKCVTEKYLHKCSVDCVVPCRALQSARGQLWICFTCNGKIIKGEIPPECVINNLTVQPIPPDLACLNSLEQHLIALHIPFMKMLALPKGGQNGVHGPVTCVPANIVQTNNLLPRSNMEGSLLAVKLKRKLTYKGYYEYQFVDTMRIRQALQILKQTNVHYKDVNFNETWINEFCREQGEVVENINNVESGENSNVEDDLLHDRQQHCMFQDTCLMPVDIGQEALDQYFDDVLNLAPAEGNNPVKLLSDHTNEAKCFPVLFPQGRNTYHDSRQYRLTLARYFNNRILHADGRFAQNVEYIFFAQYMSEIEQVISNVSIALRKGNKGQTFKKLSKDMLKNEESLRDLLKFDEGYRFLKPIRGTPAFWQGVQRDLIACVRQLGVPTWFCSFSSADIRWKTLLNSILKNNGRTQTAEELEWADKCELLRHNPVAAARYFDFRWHIFLREVLMSDLHPIGKILDYFHRVEFQQRGSPHTHCFFWIFNAPLIDKNTDDEVCEFIDKYVTCELPSEDEALLDIVTSVQEHSKQHTKSCKKKNTVCRFNYPRPASSRTFISRRKTDENDKKQCKCKVDKDALAKCACKNEEQQESIRAAEIMTAVKTALSDKNASFDSVEHLFESLGINQETFEDAYQRFSRNTHVVLKRDVKAVWVNPYNKSLLKCWNANMDIQYVIDAYACIVYIISYISKSEREMGLLLRNAQSEAAKDGNVSAKAALKNLGSVYLQNREVSAQEAVYRLTNMHLKECSRKVVFVPTGDNQVKLSLPLNVLRQKAASQNLTTEDMWMTSTVERYKNRPNDATFNDMCMATFASEYRVLSKNEKCQNRITLNNDCGFIAKRTRTKPAVVRYMRFSESKNSELFYQSRMQLFLPYRVDTQLKPPNCELFEQFYKNGHVRFNDGSKHSVKSVVDLNRSKFEKEANELEAIQNMIDSDGILENAWCDLFPEQELERLQCEEERKNKDQIVEEVENIPDLAVGNQKIAHLEKRNNIMSRSDGLALIRSLNKTQLSVFYQIRQWCLQKLAGKNPDPLHVFITGGAGTGKTHLIKAIQYEATRLLSTVCRHPDNVCVLITAPTGIAAYNLHASTIHHTFSISKDCRLPYTPLGEEKLNSLRAKYSDLQILIIDEISMVDHKMLSYIHGRLRQIKQTGDVHPFGKVSVIAVGDFFQLPPVKGKPLYVDDVGFNLWSNRFRLVELKDIVRQKDHVFAELLNRIRTRSKGTPMLKTDIETLKSCETGEVSSALHIFPTNKQVNEHNIQQLFKTCPEYIEIDAQDFVTNKKTGKLELKSGHHAKAHDACLAEKLLLGKDARVMLCKNVDVMDGLVNGVCGTVRHIVTYQNNKFPQKVYVKFDDNQIGAQSRKQSAGSNPFISMGATAIEPEEERATKQGGLRRQFPLKLAWACTIHKVQGITVDNVVVSLKKVFSAGQAYVALSRVTSLAGLVIQDLEDKALYCKDHIKDAIQSMPKFLIENETKSKFNTHTFSLFMMNVQNLPCHVFDLGLCTQHLQLNCIAVIETWLPPVFSMEAVKLDGYNFHSAPRALAYNGNHPALVGLQHQQHGGVGMYIAHNMKYDILKLPNVNLECWAYKCATYNILVAVIYRPPSYPMSLFKENLGKLLDWLDPQSNTIAVMGDFNDDLLKSSTICKFVTDRGYSQLVGEPTTEKGTQIDHVYVKTPFYDVKSIVVPTYFSDHEGLVCSFTYKCMNNDPKN; encoded by the exons GCAACACCAAGGGCGTTGGTGGATGCAAGTTTGTCTTGTTCCAGTGGTGTGGAAAAGGctgtgcaggaggag gcaACACAAAGGATGGTGGTGGATGCCAGTCTCTGTTCTTCCAGTTTTGTGGAAGAGGTTGTGCAGCAAGag GCAACACCAAGGCCGTTGGTGGATGCAAGTTTGTCTTGTTCCAGTGGTGTGGAAAAGGctgtgcaggaggag gcaACACAAAGGATGGTGGTGGATGCCAGTCTTTGTTCTTCCAGTTTTGTGGAAGAGGTTGTGCAGCAAGAG GCAACACCAAGGCCGTTGGTGGATGCAAGTTTGTCTTGTTCCAGTGGTGTGGAAAAGGTtgtgcaggaggag gcaacacaaaggatggtggtggatgccagtctttgtttttccagtgttgtggaagaggttgtgcagcaagag gTAACACAAAGACCAGTGGTGGATGCAAGTTTGTCTTGTTCCAGTGTTGTGAAAGACGCTGTGCAGGAGGAG TTGCCGAGGGAGAGGACTTCTCGCATGGAGCATGCAGCCAAGATCAGTCCCAAGCGTATACAAAGTAAGACCATTGGTAATGCAAATACATCTATGTGTTATGTTTTAGAAGGTGATGTTACATGTAATTCATTCTTGACTGATATGAACACAGCATATGACAGTTATGCACATACTGACAGCTCCAGTATTAAtgttcattcaatatcattcggAGCTCCAAGTGATGCTCTAGAGTGTCAATGCAGAAGTGTGAATGGGTCTTTTCATCAAGGAGACAGTCGGTTGAACCATCCAGGTAAGCAGTGTATGGCTATAGCGTATGTGGGTCTAGCAAATCACACAGCTAGTAGTGCGTTTTCATGGTGTTCAGAAGATTTAGACAAACTTCTTGTTTTAGGTGATCGTTTGTATACATTATTGAAGAATAGTGACAAGTTCAGTAGCTCACATAACTATTTAATGGTGCCAGACTTGCCAAAGCAGCTGGTTTTTGAAGGAACGCTGTTTGAGTTTAAGGAAATAGATGTGGTGTCTGGATTTATACCGATGGTCGATAAAACAATTATTGTGGAATGTCAAGACGTTACTATTTTAAAAGGATTGCAAAAGATACATGATCAAGTTGATTTATGTTTGCTGACCATGGGTTGTTATACATGTGCAATCATTTGCAAAAATGGACAGTATGCAGTATTTGATTCCCATGCTCGCAGTGCTAGTGGAATGCCAGATGGTGATGGTAAAAGTGTTATAGTTTACTTTAATTGTCTTCAAGATGTTTATGATCATATAtgtaatttgacaaaaaagACATGTAGAGGGCAAACGTTTTTTGAGTTTTCAGGTTTTCATGTTGTGCGGACACAGACAAGTTCATATGAACACTCTGTAAAGGGTGTTGGCATGATTGTATTGGATTCCCTGGCTGAAGTTACACGTAATTTAGGTTTGGATAATAACAGCACAATATTTGAGCTCCATGCGTACACCGAGGCAGAAAAAGTACATTCCCAACCAGTGTCATTTGGAGCTTCAAGTCATGCTTTAGAGCGTTATGATGACAGAAGCTTGAATGGTTTTCATAAGGGAGACACACTACAAGCAATGGCTCAATGTTCAGTGGGTCAACAAGCTAAACCCTCTGTAAAGGATGTAAAAATTACTACACAGGATTCTACTGTATCACAGCAATGTAAGATGTCATTGAGAAGTAGCGTTTCAAGGACAATGCAAAGTTGTGACGCTACTGCACTTAATGCTGATGTGCAGATAATGGGCAATGTGACTCATAAAAAGATGCAATTTAAACCTATTGGTAAACAAGTTGTCCAAGATTTATGTACACGATTTAAATGGGATTTAGAGAAACTTGTTGTAGAGGAGTCTGCAAATGGTGGTTTACTAGGGCTTCCATGccagaaagagaaaataataggtGATGGGAACTGTTTCTTTCGAGCAGTATCTCAAGCTGTGTGTGGTTCACAAAAGAACCACAGAAAAATCAGACTAGCTGTTGTAAAACAAATGGAATCAAATGCAGTTGTGtatgaaacatttttaaggAGTGAGTACTCTTCAGTGGAtgagtatataaaaaaatcaaaaatgcgAAATGTTGGCAGTTGGGCTACTGAAGTGGAAATTCAAGCAACAGCAGATTGTTTAGGAgtcaatatatttatatattatgatGGTAAGTGGTTAGAATATAGTTCAAAAGCAAAAGAGGGAATTTACCTAGAAAATAGCAATGGTAATCATTATGAAACTGTTATTTGTGTGTATCATCCAGAACTGCAGAAGTGTTATGGATTGTGTAAAGCCTATCTGGCCAACTTCGAAGCATATAAtttaagaaggcaaaatataGTTCAAGGTTCATGTATACAACAAGTAAGTGTTAAAAGTGTAAACAACACTGACAATTTGAATCTAACCAGAACACTAAGTATTAAGAAAGAAATAGTGAATATTGAGGATGATGGTATAGcgcaaacaaaatattcaaagagtaatagttttatttcaaagtatttgATACAGAAATATAGATATCAAAAGAAAACTAATTATCAAGACAACGTATCGCATAGAAATAAACTAAAGGAAATGCGTGTTGCGAAATATCACCTAAATGCATTGCATCGGGACAAACTTAGggacaaaagtagaaaaaaatattgggaaAATCCTTTTCTAAGGGAAAAAGTGCAAGAATTGAGTGTAAAGAAATATTGTGAAAACACAGTGCATAGAGAAAAAGTCAAAgacatgagtataaaaaaatattggcaaaacgaaccgcatagaaaaaaaatgaaagaaatgagtGCAAATAAATATGGGCAAGATGAAACACATagggaaaaagtgaaagaaatgagtataaagaaatatcggcaaaatgaattgcataaggaaaaagtgaaagaaatgagtataaagaaatatcggcaaaatgaattgcataaggaaaaagtgaaagaaatgagtataAAGAAATATCGGCTAAATGAATTGCAtaaggaaaaagtgaaagaaatgagtataAAGAAATATCGGCAAAATGAATTGCACaaggaaaaagtgaaagaaatgagcACAATAAATTATTGGCATAACGTGTTGCACAGGAAAAGCGTTAAACTTCGAAGTAAATGTAAGTATGATAGTAATCCCGATCACAAGAAAAAAGTTAAGGCAGCTACCAGATGTAGGATGCAAAAAATTAAAGAGAAGTCAACACAGATAGATTTCATTATGAAAAATTTTTGGGATAAAGTGAAAAATGGGCCGGAATTTGTGTGTAGCGTCTGCCATAGATTGTTATTTAGACGCcaggttttattttataaaaccgataattacaagaaaaataaaatagtagctGCAATAGCAGAAAAATGtgtaacagaaaaatatttgcacaaaTGTAGTGTGGACTGTGTAGTACCATGTAGGGCATTACAGTCAGCTAGAGGCCAGCTGTGGATTTGCTTCACCTGCAATGGTAAGATTATTAAAGGCGAAATACCTCCTGAATGCGTAATTAACAATTTGACAGTCCAACCCATTCCACCTGACTTGGCATGTTTGAATAGCTTGGAACAACATTTGATTGCCTTACATATACCATTTATGAAAATGTTAGCTTTACCTAAAGGTGGGCAAAATGGAGTACATGGACCAGTGACGTGTGTTCCAGCAAATATtgtgcaaacaaacaatttgCTGCCTCGTTCAAATATGGAAGGGTCTTTATTGGCTGTAAAACTGAAGCGAAAATTAACATATAAAGGTTATTATGAATACCAATTTGTTGATACGATGCGCATAAGACAagcattacaaattttaaaacaaacaaatgtgcattATAAAGATGTTAATTTTAACGAAACCTGGATAAATGAGTTTTGTAGGGAACAAGGTGAAGTTGTAGAAAATATCAATAATGTTGAAAGTGGTGAAAACTCAAATGTTGAAGACGACCTTTTGCATGATAGACAACAACATTGTATGTTTCAAGACACCTGTTTAATGCCTGTTGATATTGGCCAGGAAGCGCTCGATCAGTACTttgatgatgttttaaatttggcaCCAGCAGAAGGCAATAATCCTGTGAAATTGCTTTCTGATCATACAAATGAAGCCAAATGCTTCCCAGTCTTATTTCCACAGGGACGAAATACATACCACGATAGTAGGCAATATCGACTTACTTTGGCACGTTATTTCAACAACAGAATTTTACATGCTGATGGAAGGTTTgcacaaaatgttgaatatatattttttgctcagtACATGTCTGAGATAGAGCAGGTTATCTCAAATGTATCCATTGCATTACGCAAAGGAAACAAaggtcaaacatttaaaaagctgAGCAAAGATatgttaaaaaatgaagaaTCATTGAGGGATTTATTAAAGTTTGATGAAGGTTATCGTTTCCTTAAACCTATAAGAGGTACCCCAGCTTTTTGGCAGGGAGTACAACGAGACCTGATTGCCTGTGTTCGTCAgcttggtgttcctacctggttttgttcattttcttcgGCTGACATTCGGTGGAAAACCCTTCTGAacagtatattaaaaaataacggTAGAACACAGACAGCAGAAGAGTTAGAATGGGCAGACAAATGTGAACTGCTTCGTCACAATCCCGTAGCTGCTGCACGATATTTTGATTTTCGCTGGCATATCTTTTTGCGCGAGGTGCTTATGTCTGATTTACATCCAATTGGTAAAATCCTGGATTACTTTCACAGGGTGGAATTTCAGCAGCGTGGTTCACCTCATACTCACTGCTTTTTTTGGATTTTCAATGCTCCACTGattgacaaaaacacagatgatgAAGTATGTGAATTTATCGATAAATATGTAACATGTGAATTACCTTCAGAAGATGAGGCATTATTAGACATAGTCACGTCTGTACAGGAGCATTCAAAGCAACATACCAaatcatgtaaaaagaaaaacacagtttGTCGTTTCAATTATCCCAGGCCAGCATCCAGTAGGACATTTATTAGTCGTaggaaaactgatgaaaatgacaaaaaacaatgcaaatgtAAGGTAGATAAAGATGCTTTAGCAAAATGTGCATGTAAAAATGAGGAACAGCAAGAATCTATCAGAGCAGCAGAAATTATGACAGCAGTAAAGACTGCTCTTTCAGATAAAAACGCGAGCTTCGACTCTGTGGAACATTTGTTTGAAAGCCTCGGCATAAATCAAGAAACGTTTGAGGATGCATATCAACGCTTTAGTCGAAATACACATGTTGTTTTGAAAAGGGACGTTAAAGCGGTTTGGGTAAATCCGTACAATAAGTCACTGCTAAAATGTTGGAATGCAAACATGGACATACAATACGTTATTGATGCATATGCATGCATAGTGTACATAATTTCTTATATTTCAAAGTCAGAAAGGGAAATGGGATTACTGTTAAGAAATGCTCAAAGTGAAGCCGCAAAAGATGGAAATGTTTCTGCAAAGGCTGCATTAAAAAATCTCGGTAGTGTTTATCTACAGAACAGAGAGGTCTCTGCTCAAGAGGCAGTCTATCGGTTAACAAATATGCATCTGAAGGAATGCTCAAGGAAAGTTGTCTTTGTACCAACAGGGGACAATCAAGTGAAACTAAGTTTGCCTTTAAATGTGTTACGGCAAAAGGCGGCATCACAAAATCTTACCACGGAAGACATGTGGATGACCAGTACAGTAGAACGGTATAAAAATAGACCCAATGATGCCACTTTTAATGATATGTGTATGGCCACATTTGCatcagaatatcgtgttttGAGTAAGAATGAGAAATGCCAAAATCGGATTACACTGAATAATGATTGCGGTTTCATCGCAAAAAGAACACGAACAAAACCTGCAGTAGTTCGATACATGCGCTTTTCTGAAAGTAAAAATTCAGAATTGTTTTACCAAAGTAGGATGCAATTGTTTTTGCCATATCGGGTAGATACACAGCTAAAACCTCCCAACTGCGAATTATTTGAACAGTTTTACAAAAATGGTCATGTGAGATTTAATGATGGTTCAAAACATTCAGTGAAGTCGGTTGTTGATTTGAACAGAAGTAAATTTGAAAAAGAAGCAAATGAATTGGAAGCCATCCAGAATATGATTGATTCAGATGGCATTTTAGAAAATGCTTGGTGTGATCTGTTCCCCGAGCAAGAGCTAGAACGATTACAATGTGAGGAGGAACGGAAAAACAAAGACCAgatagtagaagaagtagaaaatATTCCGGATTTAGCTGTAGGTAAccaaaaaatagcacatttggaaAAGAGAAATAACATAATGAGCAGAAGTGATGGCTTGGCTTTAATTAGATCTCTCAATAAGACACAATTGTCTGTTTTCTATCAAATACGACAGTGGTGTTTACAAAAGTTAGCAGGGAAAAATCCCGATCCATTGCATGTATTCATTACAGGTGGTGCCGGGACAGGAAAAACCCATTTAATAAAAGCTATTCAATATGAAGCAACAAGACTGTTGTCAACAGTCTGCCGCCATCCTGacaatgtttgtgttttgataACTGCTCCAACAGGAATTGCTGCATACAAtttgcatgcatcaactattcATCATACATTTAGCATAAGCAAAGATTGTCGCTTACCTTACACACCATTGGGTGAGGAAAAGCTTAATTCATTGCGTGCTAAATATAGTGATTTGCAAATTCTCATAATAGATGAAATATCTATGGTTGATCACAAAATGTTATCATATATTCATGGTAGGTTAAgacaaattaaacaaactggTGATGTTCACCCCTTTGGTAAAGTAAGTGTAATTGCTGTTGGAGATTTTTTCCAATTGCCTCCGGTAAAAGGGAAACCCCTATATGTAGATGATGTTGGCTTTAACTTGTGGTCTAATCGATTTAGACTTGTGGAATTGAAAGATATAGTTAggcaaaaagaccatgtttttGCAGAGTTGCTGAATAGAATACGAACTCGTTCCAAAGGCACCCCAATGTTAAAAACTGACATAGAAACTCTAAAAAGTTGTGAAACTGGCGAAGTCAGCTCAGCATTGCACATATTTCCTACTAATAAACAAGTAAATGAACACAACATTCAACAGCTATTTAAGACTTGTCCAGAATATATTGAGATAGATGCTCAGGACTTTGtcactaataaaaaaacaggaaaactagaGTTAAAAAGTGGACATCACGCTAAAGCACATGATGCATGTTTGGCAGAAAAATTGTTGTTGGGAAAAGATGCACGGGTTATGTTGTGTAAGAATGTTGATGTTATGGATGGTCTGGTTAATGGTGTATGTGGTACAGTAAGACATATTGTTACTTATCAAAATAATAAGTTTCCTCAAAAAGTGTATGTGAAATTTGATGATAATCAAATCGGTGCCCAAAGTAGGAAACAATCTGCAGGTTCCaatccatttatttcaatgggtgccactGCGATTGAGCCAGAGGAAGAAAGGGCCACAAAACAAGGAGGGTTGCGCAGACAGTTTCCACTTAAACTTGCGTGGGCTTGTACAATACATAAAGTACAAGGAATTACAGTTGACAATGTAGTAGTGTCCctcaaaaaagttttttctgCAGGACAGGCGTATGTGGCCTTAAGTCGTGTTACCAGTTTGGCAGGATTAGTTATTCAAGATTTAGAAGATAAAGCTCTGTATTGTAAAGATCACATTAAGGATGCAATTCAGAGCATGCCTAAATTCCTGatagaaaatgaaacaaaatccaaATTCAACACACATACTTTTTCTTTATTCATGATGAATGTGCAAAATTTGCCGTGTCATGTTTTTGATCTGGGATTGTGCACACAGCATTTGCAGCTTAACTGTATTGCTGTTATAGAAACCTGGCTACCACCTGTTTTTTCAATGGAAGCAGTCAAACTTGATGGTTACAATTTTCATAGTGCACCACGTGCTTTAGCATACAATGGCAACCACCCTGCTTTGGTTGGTTTGCAACACCAACAACACGGTGGTGTTGGCATGTATATTGCACACAATATGAAATATGACATTCTCAAACTACCAAATGTGAACTTGGAATGCTGGGCTTACAAATGTGCTACTTACAATATATTAGTAGCAGTCATTTATCGACCACCATCATATCCCATGtctttatttaaagaaaatctAGGAAAGCTCCTTGATTGGCTAGATCCTCAAAGTAACACAATAGCTGTCATGGGAGATTTCAATGATGATCTTCTAAAATCATCCACAATCTGCAAATTTGTAACAGACAGAGGGTATTCTCAGCTTGTTGGAGAACCCACGACAGAAAAAGGTACACAAATTGATCATGTGTATGTAAAAACTCCATTTTATGATGTAAAATCTATAGTTGTACCAACATATTTCAGTGATCACGAAGGGCTTGTGTGTTCTTTTACatataaatgtatgaataatGATCCAAAAAACTAA